The Hymenobacter sp. DG01 genome has a segment encoding these proteins:
- a CDS encoding acyltransferase, with protein sequence MATSATLPTPAIAQTYLPAFTGVRALAAYLVFLHHFNPFRNNPEWPRLQAWVLEFHVGVPIFFVLSGFLITLRYGQQPVQWRRYMGRRLARIYPLYLLLCLATYYAFWRANHFLPHHFFLSLTLTQAFFSDAKYAGIAQAWSLTVEESFYLLAPVAFWLLRRRVSLWVQPFALLGVGILLVLALSPVSARLYGLLGSFRLMLLFSIFGRCFEFYAGMQLARWYQQGRLRHHWRPALLTLLGIGLMIAAVGGMVWTKGGYTYGQEHAFGIALNNVVLPGGIMMLFAGLLTEATWLRRLLSTRLLQLLGKSSYAFYLIHLGSVRDWLALHLTPHNGLLFVLLNLLAIGLHYAIEEPLNRWLRPSVAVA encoded by the coding sequence GTGGCCACTTCTGCTACTCTTCCTACCCCGGCTATTGCCCAGACCTATCTGCCTGCTTTTACCGGGGTAAGGGCGCTGGCCGCGTACCTGGTGTTTCTGCACCACTTTAACCCGTTCCGCAACAACCCCGAGTGGCCGCGGCTGCAGGCTTGGGTTCTGGAGTTTCACGTCGGCGTCCCAATTTTCTTTGTCCTAAGCGGCTTTCTGATCACGCTTCGCTACGGGCAGCAGCCAGTGCAGTGGCGGCGCTACATGGGTCGGCGGCTTGCCCGCATCTATCCGCTGTACCTGCTGCTTTGTTTGGCCACGTACTATGCTTTCTGGCGGGCCAATCACTTTCTACCCCACCACTTTTTCCTCAGCCTTACGCTCACCCAGGCCTTTTTCTCCGATGCCAAGTATGCTGGTATTGCGCAGGCCTGGTCCCTGACCGTGGAGGAAAGCTTCTATCTGCTGGCTCCCGTAGCGTTTTGGCTGCTACGCCGGCGCGTGTCGCTGTGGGTTCAGCCCTTTGCCTTGCTGGGGGTAGGAATTCTGCTGGTGCTGGCGCTGAGCCCGGTGAGTGCCCGTTTGTATGGTTTGCTTGGCTCTTTCCGGCTTATGCTGCTGTTCTCTATATTCGGTAGGTGCTTTGAGTTCTACGCCGGCATGCAACTGGCCCGGTGGTACCAGCAGGGCCGACTTCGGCACCATTGGCGGCCTGCTCTGCTCACCTTATTGGGCATTGGCCTGATGATAGCCGCTGTGGGCGGTATGGTCTGGACAAAGGGTGGCTACACCTATGGGCAGGAGCATGCTTTCGGTATAGCACTTAACAACGTAGTTCTGCCAGGAGGAATTATGATGCTCTTTGCCGGTTTACTGACCGAGGCTACCTGGCTGCGTCGCCTGCTATCAACGCGGCTGCTCCAACTCCTGGGCAAAAGCTCCTATGCCTTTTATTTGATTCATCTAGGCTCCGTGCGCGACTGGCTGGCGCTTCATCTGACCCCGCACAACGGCTTATTGTTCGTATTACTTAATCTGCTGGCCATTGGGCTGCACTATGCCATTGAGGAGCCGCTTAACCGGTGGCTGCGGCCGTCGGTTGCGGTTGCCTAA
- the ftsZ gene encoding cell division protein FtsZ — translation MNFTFDIPAQSRSIIKVIGVGGGGSNAVNHMFSQGIKDVEFVICNTDKQALASSTVPNRLQIGADLTEGLGAGANPERGKQAAIESREQIRELLSNGTKMVFITAGMGGGTGTGAAPVIAKVAKELGILTVGIVTAPFMFEGKKKRQQAEHGIKELSDNCDTVLVILNDKLREIYGNLPIRSAFAKADNVLSTAAKSIAEIITVTADVNVDFEDVKTVMKDSGAAVMGSSITEGENRAQRAAEEALASPLLNNTDIHGAQKILLSIMSGDQAELEMDELTEITEYIQDKAGQNAEVIFGHGIDPTLGQSIRVTVIATGFARDAHNITNVVARSSEPDNSLATTQPDPQINIFDKDRQDAPVVPTFGAPVPAAPEAQPVKYDLEASPAPAAYVPPVVSAPSAPSLEPVLFQQQGAQPAVTHHTLPRPSLDARAEERRQRLQALSNGLTNDAIKDQLETPAYLRRQVKLENVVPSSEQNISRFNLSDDNELLGDNRFLHDNVD, via the coding sequence ATGAATTTTACTTTCGATATTCCGGCACAGTCTAGGTCCATCATCAAGGTGATTGGCGTGGGGGGCGGCGGCTCCAACGCCGTGAACCACATGTTCAGCCAAGGCATCAAGGACGTAGAATTTGTCATCTGCAACACCGATAAGCAGGCACTGGCATCTTCCACGGTGCCCAACCGCCTGCAGATTGGGGCCGACCTGACTGAGGGCCTCGGAGCCGGCGCCAACCCGGAGCGGGGGAAGCAGGCGGCCATTGAGAGCCGCGAGCAAATTCGGGAGCTGCTCAGCAACGGCACCAAAATGGTGTTTATCACGGCTGGCATGGGCGGTGGTACCGGCACCGGTGCGGCGCCGGTTATTGCTAAGGTGGCCAAAGAGCTGGGTATCCTTACCGTAGGTATCGTGACGGCCCCCTTCATGTTTGAAGGCAAGAAAAAGCGTCAGCAGGCGGAGCACGGCATCAAGGAGCTGAGCGACAACTGCGACACCGTACTGGTAATTCTTAACGATAAGCTGCGCGAGATTTACGGCAACCTGCCCATCCGCTCGGCCTTCGCCAAAGCCGACAACGTGCTGAGCACAGCGGCCAAATCTATTGCCGAAATTATTACGGTTACGGCCGACGTGAACGTGGACTTTGAAGACGTGAAAACCGTCATGAAAGACTCGGGCGCGGCCGTGATGGGTAGCAGCATTACGGAAGGTGAAAACCGCGCCCAGCGCGCTGCCGAAGAGGCCCTGGCCTCACCGTTGCTTAACAACACCGATATTCACGGAGCTCAGAAAATTCTGCTCAGTATCATGTCGGGCGACCAGGCCGAGCTGGAAATGGATGAACTCACGGAAATCACGGAGTACATTCAGGACAAAGCCGGCCAGAACGCCGAAGTGATTTTCGGGCACGGTATCGACCCCACGCTGGGTCAGAGCATTCGGGTAACGGTAATTGCTACCGGCTTTGCCCGCGACGCGCACAACATCACCAACGTGGTGGCCCGTAGCAGTGAGCCTGATAACAGCTTGGCCACAACCCAGCCCGACCCGCAGATCAACATCTTTGATAAGGACCGCCAGGATGCTCCGGTAGTGCCCACCTTTGGGGCGCCGGTGCCCGCAGCCCCGGAAGCCCAGCCAGTGAAGTACGATTTGGAGGCTTCTCCGGCCCCAGCCGCCTACGTACCCCCGGTGGTTTCGGCTCCCTCCGCGCCCTCGCTGGAGCCTGTGCTATTCCAACAGCAAGGAGCTCAGCCGGCCGTAACACACCATACGCTCCCGCGACCTTCCCTGGATGCGCGGGCCGAAGAGCGCCGCCAGCGCCTGCAGGCCCTGAGCAACGGGCTCACCAACGACGCCATTAAGGACCAGCTGGAAACCCCGGCCTACCTGCGGCGCCAGGTGAAGCTGGAGAATGTGGTGCCGTCTTCGGAGCAGAACATCAGCCGTTTCAACCTGTCAGATGATAACGAGCTGCTAGGCGACAACCGCTTCCTGCACGATAACGTGGACTAA
- the ftsA gene encoding cell division protein FtsA: MQHDKIVVGLDIGTTKICALVGRKNEFGKLEILGMGKAVSEGVVRGIVSNIDKTVDAIRKAIRQAEEQSGINIGVVNVGIAGQHIKSLQHNGSITRTSTDNEITLGDVNRLTNDMYRLVTPPGSEIIHVMPQDYKVDYEEGILDPVGMSGVRLEGNFHIITAQSTAINNINKCVTKAGLEIDNLILEPLASSMSVLSDEEKEAGVALIDIGGGTTDLAIFKDGIIRHAAVLPFGGNIITSDIKQGCLVMQNQAEQLKVKFGKAIAEEASEYEIVSIPGLRDRAPKEISLKNLAYIIEARMEEIIELVYAEIQRLGFHDKLAAGIVLTGGGSQLQNLVQLTEYVTGMDTRIGYPNEHLGKSKIEAVKSPMYATTVGLVLAGYRSIDDRMAQRSYDEPEQNYYRTAPEVRPTPAPAPQPAAPQAQPQQATQPAPEAPKKSGPGDFFQKIISRTKGLLIDDFDDKQY, translated from the coding sequence ATGCAACACGATAAGATTGTAGTCGGCCTCGACATTGGCACCACCAAAATCTGCGCTCTGGTAGGGCGTAAGAATGAGTTTGGCAAGCTCGAAATTTTGGGCATGGGCAAAGCCGTGTCGGAGGGAGTTGTGCGCGGTATCGTATCCAACATCGATAAAACGGTGGACGCCATCCGGAAAGCTATCCGGCAGGCCGAGGAGCAGTCGGGCATCAACATTGGGGTAGTAAACGTGGGCATTGCCGGGCAGCACATCAAGAGCCTGCAGCACAACGGCAGCATCACGCGCACTTCGACCGACAACGAAATCACGCTGGGTGATGTAAACCGCCTCACCAACGATATGTACCGGCTGGTAACTCCGCCCGGCTCCGAAATCATCCATGTAATGCCCCAGGACTACAAGGTGGATTACGAGGAAGGTATTCTGGACCCGGTGGGTATGTCAGGAGTGCGTCTGGAGGGCAACTTCCACATTATCACAGCGCAAAGCACGGCCATCAACAATATTAACAAGTGCGTTACCAAGGCCGGGCTGGAAATCGACAACCTGATTCTGGAGCCGCTGGCTTCCAGTATGTCGGTGCTTTCGGACGAGGAAAAGGAGGCCGGTGTCGCCCTGATTGACATTGGGGGTGGCACGACGGACCTGGCTATCTTCAAAGACGGCATCATCCGGCATGCGGCCGTGCTGCCTTTCGGTGGCAACATTATCACCTCCGATATCAAGCAGGGCTGCCTGGTAATGCAAAACCAGGCCGAGCAGCTGAAAGTGAAGTTTGGCAAGGCCATAGCTGAGGAAGCCTCGGAATACGAAATCGTGAGCATTCCGGGCCTGCGTGACCGGGCACCTAAAGAAATTTCCCTCAAGAATCTGGCTTACATTATTGAGGCCCGGATGGAGGAAATCATTGAGCTGGTGTACGCTGAAATTCAGCGTCTGGGCTTCCATGACAAGCTGGCGGCCGGCATCGTCCTGACGGGTGGCGGCTCGCAGCTCCAGAACTTGGTGCAGCTCACGGAGTACGTAACCGGTATGGACACCCGTATCGGCTACCCCAATGAGCACCTGGGCAAAAGCAAGATCGAAGCCGTAAAGTCGCCGATGTATGCCACCACAGTGGGGTTGGTATTGGCCGGCTACCGCTCCATCGACGACCGGATGGCCCAGCGCAGCTACGACGAGCCCGAGCAGAATTACTACCGTACCGCCCCCGAAGTGCGGCCTACCCCCGCGCCGGCACCCCAGCCGGCGGCACCACAGGCGCAGCCTCAGCAGGCCACGCAACCAGCACCCGAAGCGCCCAAAAAATCGGGCCCCGGCGACTTTTTCCAGAAGATCATCAGCCGCACCAAAGGGCTGCTGATTGATGACTTCGACGACAAACAGTATTAA
- a CDS encoding cell division protein FtsQ/DivIB: protein MELKRKANNLLFATGCLVLLVALGAFAAVRQATRPVNGVIVSISNEFNNFFISEREVTSLLTRHGEDRLEGASPADVDLKDLEARLKAHSFVNEAQVYRDLAGNLHADVRQNRPIARLVHSDTRRDSYLDADGRRLPLSPLFTARVVPISRLGGHPLPASFFQDSTGQRYLEFLRYIDEKPFWRAQVAEVFIEPNGKLSFTQQVGNQRIEFGFPENISEKFAKLMVFYRQIPPVLGWDTYHRVNVEFKDQIICE from the coding sequence ATGGAGTTGAAGCGTAAAGCCAATAACTTACTGTTTGCCACGGGCTGCCTGGTGCTGCTGGTTGCACTAGGCGCCTTTGCCGCCGTGCGCCAGGCTACCCGGCCGGTGAACGGGGTTATTGTGTCCATCAGCAACGAGTTTAATAACTTCTTTATCAGCGAGCGGGAAGTGACCAGTCTGCTCACCCGCCACGGCGAGGACCGCTTGGAAGGTGCTTCCCCCGCCGACGTGGACCTGAAAGACCTGGAAGCCCGCCTAAAGGCGCACAGCTTCGTGAACGAAGCGCAGGTGTACCGCGACTTGGCCGGTAACCTGCACGCCGACGTGCGCCAGAACCGGCCCATCGCCCGCCTGGTGCACAGCGATACCCGGCGGGACAGTTACCTTGACGCCGATGGCCGCCGCTTACCCCTGTCGCCGCTGTTTACGGCCCGCGTGGTACCCATCTCCCGGCTTGGGGGGCACCCGCTGCCGGCCAGCTTTTTTCAGGACAGCACCGGCCAGCGTTACCTGGAGTTTTTGCGCTACATTGACGAGAAGCCTTTCTGGCGCGCGCAGGTAGCCGAAGTATTTATCGAGCCTAACGGTAAGCTTTCTTTCACCCAGCAGGTAGGCAATCAACGTATCGAATTTGGCTTTCCTGAGAATATTTCGGAAAAATTTGCGAAACTGATGGTATTTTACCGTCAAATTCCCCCTGTTCTCGGCTGGGACACCTATCACCGGGTTAATGTCGAGTTCAAAGACCAGATAATCTGCGAATAA
- the murC gene encoding UDP-N-acetylmuramate--L-alanine ligase: MNPVAAFPHVFFLGIGGIGMSALARWFKANGHSVSGYDKTPTPLTEALSAEGIAVHYEDAVANIPTEVRENRTQTLVVLTPAIPQGHQEWAWLREQGYDIRKRSQVLGLLTQGRPTIAVAGTHGKTTTSSMVAHLLHHAGVPCAAFLGGIAVNLGSNLLLPPASAPAATTPVVVEADEYDRSFLTLFPTVAIVTSTDADHLDIYGHKEALVESFRQFVGQIQPGGTLIINHTADPSVAAAAPEGVQVIRYGLSPEQGPELYADAITAEGHRFRFALHGPQGTVESLELAVPGYHNVENMLAAACVAQLHGLSPQQLQSAVAAYRGVKRRFEFILTAGTPAVPKVYVDDYAHHPREIEAFLRSLRALYPGRQLRVIFQPHLFSRTRDFAPGFAESLSLADEVVLLDIYPARELPMPGVTSELILSQIMTPLKSLQSKEEILRNAETNPNFDVLATVGAGDIDQLVPRLKNILNLRWNGVEA, translated from the coding sequence TTGAATCCTGTAGCGGCTTTTCCTCACGTATTTTTCCTCGGTATCGGCGGCATTGGCATGTCGGCCCTGGCGCGCTGGTTTAAGGCCAACGGGCACTCTGTCAGTGGCTACGACAAAACGCCTACCCCCCTCACGGAGGCCCTGAGCGCCGAAGGCATAGCCGTGCACTACGAGGACGCCGTGGCCAATATTCCGACCGAGGTACGCGAGAATCGGACCCAAACCCTCGTGGTTCTCACGCCCGCTATTCCCCAGGGCCACCAGGAGTGGGCCTGGCTGCGAGAGCAGGGCTACGATATTCGCAAGCGCAGCCAGGTGCTGGGCCTGCTGACCCAGGGCCGCCCAACCATTGCCGTAGCCGGTACCCACGGCAAAACCACCACCAGCAGCATGGTAGCGCACCTGCTGCATCATGCAGGCGTACCCTGCGCGGCCTTCCTGGGCGGTATTGCCGTAAATCTGGGCTCCAACCTGCTGCTGCCCCCAGCTTCAGCCCCAGCCGCTACCACCCCCGTAGTGGTAGAAGCCGACGAGTACGACCGTAGCTTTCTGACCTTGTTCCCGACCGTGGCTATTGTTACCAGCACGGACGCCGACCACCTCGATATCTATGGGCACAAGGAGGCTCTGGTAGAGTCGTTCCGGCAGTTTGTGGGCCAGATTCAGCCGGGCGGAACCCTCATCATCAACCATACCGCCGACCCCAGTGTGGCCGCCGCCGCGCCCGAAGGGGTGCAGGTCATCCGTTACGGCCTCTCACCGGAGCAGGGCCCGGAGCTCTACGCCGATGCCATTACCGCCGAGGGGCACCGGTTCCGATTTGCCTTACACGGGCCGCAGGGAACGGTAGAGAGCCTGGAACTGGCGGTGCCCGGCTACCATAACGTGGAAAATATGCTGGCCGCCGCCTGCGTAGCCCAGCTTCATGGTCTCAGCCCGCAGCAGCTGCAATCGGCCGTAGCCGCTTACCGGGGGGTAAAGCGCCGCTTCGAGTTTATCCTCACGGCCGGTACGCCCGCCGTACCCAAGGTATATGTAGATGATTATGCCCACCATCCACGCGAAATAGAGGCCTTTCTCCGTTCCCTGCGGGCCTTGTATCCGGGCCGGCAGCTGCGGGTAATCTTCCAGCCCCATCTATTCAGCCGCACCCGCGACTTTGCGCCGGGATTCGCTGAAAGCCTGAGCCTTGCCGATGAGGTGGTGCTGCTCGATATCTATCCGGCGCGGGAGCTGCCTATGCCGGGCGTGACGTCGGAATTGATTTTGTCCCAAATAATGACCCCCCTGAAGTCGTTGCAGTCCAAAGAAGAAATTTTGCGGAATGCCGAAACCAATCCCAATTTTGACGTATTAGCCACGGTTGGGGCCGGAGACATCGACCAGTTGGTGCCTAGATTAAAGAATATTTTGAATCTTCGCTGGAATGGAGTTGAAGCGTAA
- the murG gene encoding undecaprenyldiphospho-muramoylpentapeptide beta-N-acetylglucosaminyltransferase yields MKFIISGGGTGGHIFPAVAIANEIRRRHPEAEILFVGANGRMEMTRVPEAGYDIVGLDITGLQRTLTPQNLLFPIRVMRAVRKAGKLIEKFRPDAVVGVGGYASAPVLLAATSRGIPSLIQEQNSYAGLVNKLLAKRVQRICVAYEGMEKFFPADRLILTGNPVRTEIADGQRAEALEFFGLDAGRPVLLVIGGSLGARTLNQATAAALPRLREAGVQLLWQTGKAYYPQAQEQAAPFAANNLQALEFVRRMDLAYAAADVVVSRAGALSVSELCLTGKPSILVPSPNVAEDHQTKNALALTRKDAALLVRDEAAAATLYDEALALLANPARQQELAAHIRQLARPQATATIVDELEKLMPTS; encoded by the coding sequence ATGAAATTCATCATCAGCGGCGGCGGCACAGGCGGGCACATTTTCCCGGCGGTAGCCATTGCCAATGAAATACGCCGCCGCCACCCCGAGGCGGAAATCCTGTTTGTGGGCGCCAACGGCCGCATGGAGATGACGCGCGTGCCGGAAGCAGGCTATGATATTGTGGGTCTTGATATTACGGGGCTGCAGCGCACCCTCACGCCCCAGAACCTGTTGTTCCCCATCCGGGTGATGCGCGCCGTGCGCAAGGCTGGCAAGCTTATAGAGAAGTTTCGGCCCGACGCTGTGGTAGGGGTAGGGGGGTACGCCTCCGCCCCGGTGCTGCTGGCCGCTACCTCGCGCGGTATTCCTTCCCTGATTCAGGAGCAGAATTCCTACGCCGGTCTCGTGAATAAACTACTGGCCAAGCGGGTTCAGCGCATCTGCGTGGCCTACGAGGGCATGGAGAAGTTCTTTCCCGCCGACCGCCTCATCCTGACCGGCAACCCTGTGCGCACCGAAATTGCCGATGGGCAGCGCGCTGAGGCCCTGGAGTTTTTCGGGCTGGATGCCGGCCGGCCGGTTTTGCTGGTAATTGGGGGTAGCCTGGGTGCTCGCACGCTCAACCAGGCCACGGCCGCTGCCCTGCCGCGCCTGCGCGAAGCAGGGGTACAGCTGCTCTGGCAAACGGGCAAAGCGTACTACCCCCAGGCGCAAGAGCAAGCCGCGCCGTTTGCGGCTAACAACCTGCAGGCTCTGGAGTTTGTGCGCCGCATGGACCTGGCCTACGCCGCTGCGGATGTGGTGGTTAGTCGGGCCGGGGCACTATCGGTGTCGGAGCTCTGCCTCACGGGTAAGCCCAGCATCCTGGTGCCCTCGCCCAACGTAGCCGAAGACCATCAGACCAAGAACGCCCTGGCCCTCACCCGCAAAGACGCTGCTCTGCTGGTGCGCGACGAGGCCGCTGCCGCTACCCTCTATGATGAGGCCCTGGCTTTGCTTGCCAACCCGGCCCGGCAGCAGGAGCTGGCTGCCCACATCCGGCAGCTGGCCCGGCCCCAGGCCACGGCTACCATCGTTGATGAGCTGGAGAAGCTCATGCCAACTTCCTAA
- a CDS encoding FtsW/RodA/SpoVE family cell cycle protein, with product MEPITNWLRQNLKGDPVLWGIVLLFSFISIAVVYSATGTLAYKKMGGNTEYFLFKHTSLIFVGLFFMWLAHRIDYRYYSRLSLYALLLSVPLLIFTFVMGGEVNGASRWLTIPVINQTFQPSDLAKLALISHLASMLSRRQQHVEDFKNTLLPVIIWVGVICGLIILSNASTALLLFATCLLLMFIGRVPIKHMLLTVVIVMSLGGVALTVGQRWGTVKARLETFFDKSKPVPFQLEHAYIAEATGGLFGKGPGKSTERNIMPHPYSDFIYAIIIEEYGLFGGVVVLFLYLAFLYRGLKTVINSYGAFGGLLSAGLSFSLVLQAMVNMGVAVGLGPITGLPLPLLSMGGTSLIFTGISIGIILAVSRGEREIRPMVGEPEDTARIPRVSQYA from the coding sequence ATGGAACCCATTACCAACTGGCTGCGGCAAAATCTGAAGGGTGACCCCGTGCTCTGGGGTATCGTGCTGCTGTTTTCGTTTATTTCCATTGCGGTGGTGTACTCTGCTACGGGTACGCTGGCTTACAAGAAGATGGGCGGCAACACGGAGTACTTCCTGTTCAAGCATACCAGCCTGATCTTCGTGGGCCTGTTTTTTATGTGGCTGGCTCACCGCATTGACTACCGCTACTACTCGCGGCTCTCGCTCTACGCGCTACTTCTTTCAGTGCCTCTGCTCATCTTCACCTTTGTGATGGGAGGTGAAGTAAACGGCGCTTCACGCTGGCTGACCATTCCAGTTATCAACCAAACTTTTCAGCCCTCTGACTTAGCCAAGCTAGCTTTGATTTCGCATCTAGCTTCCATGCTCAGCCGTCGTCAGCAGCATGTGGAAGATTTCAAGAATACTCTGTTGCCCGTAATAATATGGGTAGGCGTGATTTGTGGTCTTATTATTCTGTCTAATGCTTCCACGGCGTTGTTGCTATTTGCTACCTGCCTGCTGCTAATGTTCATTGGCCGCGTGCCTATCAAGCATATGCTGCTGACTGTAGTAATTGTGATGAGCTTGGGCGGTGTAGCGCTAACGGTAGGGCAGCGTTGGGGCACAGTGAAAGCCCGTCTTGAAACTTTCTTCGACAAAAGCAAGCCGGTGCCCTTCCAGTTGGAGCACGCCTACATTGCCGAAGCCACGGGCGGCCTGTTCGGCAAAGGCCCCGGCAAGAGCACCGAGCGCAACATCATGCCTCACCCGTACTCCGACTTTATCTACGCCATCATCATTGAGGAGTATGGCCTGTTCGGGGGGGTAGTGGTCTTGTTTCTCTATCTGGCCTTCCTGTACCGGGGGTTGAAAACGGTCATTAATAGTTACGGTGCCTTTGGAGGACTACTCTCGGCGGGGCTTAGTTTTAGTCTGGTGCTGCAGGCCATGGTAAACATGGGCGTGGCCGTAGGGCTGGGCCCGATTACGGGTCTGCCGCTACCCCTGCTGAGTATGGGTGGCACCTCCCTCATTTTCACCGGTATCAGCATCGGGATTATTCTGGCCGTAAGCCGGGGCGAGCGGGAAATCCGGCCCATGGTGGGCGAGCCCGAAGACACGGCCCGAATTCCGCGGGTATCGCAGTACGCGTAG
- the murD gene encoding UDP-N-acetylmuramoyl-L-alanine--D-glutamate ligase has product MHYVILGAAESGVGAALLAQAKGHTVFVSDKSPIQERYKEKLTRAGIPFEENQHTMEEVLKADEVVKSPGIPEKAPVIQALRTQNTPIISEIELAGRYTQAKCICITGTNGKTTTTLLTYHLLKEAGMNVGLAGNVGYSLAEQILEDKHEYYVVELSSFQLDDTYEFQPWVSVLLNITPDHLDRYGYSLESYAQAKLRITQTQDSEQYFIYNADDETIQRYFPAALRPVIQLPFSLHRRPDFQLAGYYTHEDCLCTNLVPGMGLDGEEVSVANSPLIGQHNRQNMLAAVLCARIAGLSAEQIEAGLATFRNADHRLQAVGEIGGATFINDSKATNVEAAWYALDGIRQPIIWIAGGTDKGNDYSTLIPLAQSKVKALICLGVDNEKLKANFSGVVPYLEETQSVTEAVRRAAELAAPGDVVLLSPACASFDLFRNYEDRGRQFAAAVAELQNG; this is encoded by the coding sequence ATGCACTACGTCATTCTAGGAGCCGCGGAAAGTGGGGTAGGGGCTGCGCTACTGGCGCAGGCCAAAGGCCACACCGTGTTCGTTTCGGATAAAAGCCCGATTCAGGAGCGTTACAAAGAGAAGCTGACGCGGGCTGGTATTCCCTTCGAGGAAAATCAGCACACGATGGAGGAAGTCCTGAAGGCTGATGAGGTGGTAAAGAGCCCCGGCATTCCAGAAAAGGCCCCGGTTATTCAGGCTCTGCGCACCCAGAACACGCCTATCATCTCGGAAATCGAACTGGCCGGGCGCTACACCCAGGCGAAGTGCATCTGCATTACCGGTACCAACGGCAAAACCACTACCACCCTGCTCACCTACCACCTCCTGAAGGAAGCAGGCATGAATGTGGGCCTGGCCGGCAACGTAGGTTACTCCCTGGCCGAGCAGATTCTGGAAGACAAGCATGAGTACTACGTAGTAGAGCTCAGCTCCTTCCAACTCGACGATACCTACGAGTTCCAGCCTTGGGTTTCGGTGCTGCTCAACATCACTCCCGACCACCTCGACCGGTACGGTTACTCTCTGGAAAGCTACGCCCAGGCCAAGCTGCGCATTACGCAAACCCAGGACAGCGAACAGTACTTCATCTACAACGCCGACGACGAGACGATTCAGCGCTACTTCCCGGCCGCGCTGCGCCCGGTGATTCAGCTGCCGTTTAGTCTGCACCGCCGTCCCGATTTTCAGCTGGCCGGCTACTACACCCACGAAGATTGCCTCTGCACTAATCTTGTACCCGGCATGGGGCTGGATGGGGAAGAGGTAAGCGTGGCTAACTCGCCGCTGATTGGGCAGCACAACCGCCAAAACATGCTGGCGGCCGTGCTGTGCGCTCGTATTGCCGGGCTCTCGGCCGAGCAGATTGAAGCCGGTCTGGCCACCTTCCGCAACGCCGACCACCGCCTGCAGGCCGTGGGGGAAATAGGTGGCGCTACCTTCATCAACGACAGCAAGGCCACCAACGTGGAAGCCGCCTGGTACGCCCTCGATGGCATCCGGCAGCCCATCATCTGGATTGCCGGCGGCACCGATAAAGGCAACGACTACTCGACCCTGATTCCGCTGGCCCAGTCAAAGGTGAAAGCCCTGATTTGCTTAGGCGTGGATAACGAAAAGCTGAAAGCCAATTTCAGTGGCGTAGTGCCTTATTTGGAAGAAACGCAAAGCGTGACCGAGGCGGTGCGCCGCGCCGCCGAGCTTGCTGCCCCCGGCGACGTGGTGCTGCTCTCACCCGCCTGCGCCTCCTTCGACCTGTTCAGGAACTACGAGGACCGGGGCCGGCAATTTGCCGCCGCCGTGGCAGAGTTGCAGAACGGCTAA